In a single window of the Melanotaenia boesemani isolate fMelBoe1 chromosome 22, fMelBoe1.pri, whole genome shotgun sequence genome:
- the mfsd4b gene encoding sodium-dependent glucose transporter 1: MSSSAARDLTVKKKHVRFASMEEDDDGNDDQEEDTLFDKRKDTRRGPRSVLKAAKRTAELRCDDRVEVVGGARGGHGACGRWTITLALCVSFLGLGMSISILGPTFQDLAMNVNRNISNISYIFIGRSAGYIGGSLIGGILFECMNPHLLLGISMMITAFGMFAIPFCKQAVLLTGFMSSIGMSMGALDTGGNVLILNTWGEQAGPHMQALHFSFAAGAFVSPIIAKVLFGSDRNGSSAPANSTPADNHTIIHYIHSRSDTLRSMWAYIVIGLFLFVVSFLFFILCCRSGGSRDESPGAASGKPLMAKHHLALVVLLFFFFFAYVGAEVAYGSFIFTFAKDFIHMPQAQAAGLNSLFWGSFAAVRGLAIFFAACMYPGTMILLCLVGSTISSLLLCLFSQQNVALWVCTAIYGASMATTFPSGISWLEQYTTITSYTAATFVVGAALGEMVLPALVGSLLGKFPKEPLLMYLSLITSAFTAILFPVMYKLATVPDGPSRMPRVRGGPNADDSEFRQALLDSGAEEDENEADQWNDADFEVIEMDDTTSLHSSPSKAASLGDSDGPPAAEPNFSDTPLWAESPRRGRVLLALDREKRD, translated from the exons ATGTCTTCATCCGCCGCTCGAGACCTCACCGTAAAAAAGAAGCACGTCCGGTTCGCCAGCATGGAGGAAGACGACGACGGCAACGATGACCAGGAGGAAGACACCCTGTTTGACAAGAGGAAGGACACGAGGAGAGGGCCGAGGAGCGTGCTGAAGGCGGCGAAGAGGACGGCGGAGCTGAGATGCGACGACCGGGTGGAAGTGGTCGGCGGCGCGAGGGGCGGACACGGCGCATGTGGCCGCTGGACGATCACCCTCGCGCTGTGTGTCTCCTTCCTGGGCTTG GGAATGAGCATCTCCATTCTGGGCCCCACGTTCCAGGATCTGGCCATGAACGTGAATAGGAACATCAGCAACATTTCCTACATCTTCATCGGTCGCTCTGCAGGATACATCGGTGGATCCCTCATCGGAGGCATCCTTTTTGAGTGCATGAACCCCCACCTCCTGCTAG GTATCTCCATGATGATCACAGCATTCGGGATGTTTGCCATCCCGTTCTGTAAGCAGGCCGTGCTCCTCACAGGCTTCATGTCCAGCATCGGGATGTCGATGGGCGCTCTGGATACAG GTGGGAATGtgctcatcctgaacacatggGGGGAGCAGGCGGGTCCTCACATGCAGGCTCTCCACTTCAGCTTCGCGGCCGGAGCGTTCGTGTCTCCGATCATCGCCAAGGTTCTGTTCGGCTCCGACAGGAACGGCAGCTCGGCGCCGGCCAACTCCACACCTGCTGACAACCACACCATCATCCACTACATCCACAGCAGGAGCGACACCCTGCGCTCCATGTGGGCCTACATCGTGATCGGCTTGTTCCTCTTCGTCgtctccttcctcttcttcatcctgtGCTGTCGCAGCGGCGGGTCGCGGGACGAGTCTCCCGGCGCCGCTTCAGGGAAGCCTCTGATGGCCAAACATCACCTGGCTCTGGTCGTcctgctcttcttcttcttcttcgcttACGTAGGAGCGGAGGTCGCCTACGGCTCCTTTATCTTCACCTTTGCTAAGGACTTCATCCACATGCCTCAGGCCCAGGCGGCCGGGCTCAACTCGCTGTTCTGGGGATCGTTCGCCGCTGTTCGAGGGTTGGCCATCTTCTTCGCGGCCTGCATGTACCCGGGCACCATGATCCTGCTGTGCCTGGTGGGCTCCACCAtttcctctcttctcctctGCCTCTTCAGCCAGCAGAATGTGGCGCTGTGGGTCTGTACCGCGATCTACGGCGCCTCCATGGCCACCACCTTCCCCAGCGGCATCTCCTGGCTGGAGCAGTACACCACCATCACGAGCTACACGGCAGCAACCTTCGTGGTGGGCGCAGCGCTGGGTGAGATGGTGCTGCCAGCGCTCGTCGGCTCCCTGCTGGGAAAGTTCCCGAAGGAGCCTCTGCTCATGTACCTGTCACTCATCACGTCCGCCTTCACCGCCATCCTGTTCCCTGTCATGTACAAGCTAGCCACGGTGCCCGACGGGCCGAGCAGGATGCCGCGGGTCCGGGGTGGACCCAATGCCGATGACAGCGAGTTCCGCCAGGCGCTGCTGGACTCCGGCGCCGAGGAGGACGAGAACGAGGCTGATCAGTGGAATGACGCAGACTTTGAGGTCATTGAAATGGACGACACGACGAGTCTCCACAGCTCACCCAGCAAGGCGGCATCTCTGGGAGACAGCGACGgtccaccagcagcagaaccGAACTTCTCCGACACGCCTCTATGGGCAGAGTCGCCCAGACGGGGGAGAGTCCTGCTGGCTCTGGACCGAGAGAAGAGAGACTGA